From Mycolicibacterium fluoranthenivorans, one genomic window encodes:
- the radA gene encoding DNA repair protein RadA: MASKVRSQFRCSECHHVSPKWVGRCSDCGTWGTVNEVAALTSLDGKSVRRAVAPTSPAVPITSIDPGVTRHLPTGVSELDRVLGGGLVPGSVTLLAGDPGVGKSTLLLEVAHRWARDGKRALYLSGEESAGQIRLRAERTGCTHDEMYLAAESDLQISLGHIEAVRPSLVVVDSVQTMSTTEAEGVTGGVTQVRAVTTALTSYAKSAGPDGLSLLLVGHVTKDGAIAGPRSLEHLVDVVLHFEGDRASALRMVRGVKNRFGASDEVGCFLLRDNGIECVADPSGLFRDQRPAPVSGTAVTVTLDGKRPLLGEVQALIGNAAQGTARRAVSGIDSARAAMITAVLEKRAGLRLGGNDIYLSTVGGMRLTDPSSDLAVALAIASAQTDLPVPATVVAIGEVGLAGDLRRVSGMERRLAEAARLGFRHAVVPPGVTDVPAGLRISTAANIGEALRVLKSITDNGGQSKEARCR; encoded by the coding sequence GTGGCTTCGAAAGTACGTTCGCAATTCCGGTGTTCCGAGTGTCACCACGTCTCGCCCAAATGGGTCGGGCGGTGCTCGGACTGCGGCACCTGGGGCACGGTCAACGAAGTCGCGGCACTGACCTCACTCGACGGGAAGTCGGTCCGCCGCGCGGTGGCCCCGACCTCCCCTGCCGTCCCCATCACCTCGATCGACCCAGGGGTGACGCGGCACCTCCCGACCGGGGTCAGTGAACTGGACCGGGTCCTGGGCGGTGGCCTGGTGCCGGGCTCGGTCACGCTGCTGGCCGGGGATCCCGGCGTCGGCAAGTCCACGCTGCTACTGGAGGTGGCCCACCGGTGGGCCCGCGACGGCAAGCGGGCGCTCTATCTGTCCGGCGAGGAGTCGGCCGGCCAGATCCGGCTCCGGGCCGAGCGCACCGGGTGCACCCACGACGAGATGTACCTGGCGGCCGAATCCGATCTGCAGATCTCGCTCGGCCATATCGAGGCGGTCCGGCCCAGCCTGGTCGTGGTCGATTCGGTGCAGACGATGTCCACCACCGAGGCCGAGGGCGTGACCGGCGGCGTCACCCAGGTCCGCGCCGTCACCACCGCGCTCACGTCCTACGCCAAATCCGCCGGACCGGACGGCCTGTCCCTGCTGCTGGTCGGCCACGTCACCAAGGACGGAGCCATCGCCGGCCCGCGCTCACTGGAGCATCTGGTGGATGTGGTGCTGCATTTCGAGGGCGACCGGGCATCGGCACTGCGGATGGTGCGCGGTGTCAAGAATCGCTTCGGGGCCTCGGACGAGGTGGGCTGTTTCCTGTTGCGCGACAACGGTATCGAATGTGTCGCCGACCCGTCCGGGCTGTTCCGGGACCAGCGCCCGGCCCCGGTCTCCGGCACCGCGGTGACGGTCACGCTGGACGGTAAACGGCCGCTGCTCGGTGAGGTTCAGGCCCTCATCGGCAACGCGGCCCAGGGCACCGCGCGGCGCGCGGTCAGCGGTATCGACTCCGCCCGGGCCGCCATGATCACCGCGGTACTGGAGAAGCGGGCCGGTCTGCGGCTGGGCGGCAACGACATCTACCTGTCCACCGTGGGTGGGATGCGGCTGACCGACCCGTCCTCGGATCTTGCGGTGGCGCTGGCCATCGCCTCCGCGCAGACCGACCTGCCCGTCCCGGCCACCGTGGTGGCGATCGGCGAGGTGGGTCTGGCCGGGGATCTACGCCGGGTCAGCGGGATGGAACGGCGGCTGGCCGAGGCCGCCCGGCTGGGTTTCCGGCACGCGGTGGTGCCACCCGGGGTCACCGATGTGCCGGCCGGGCTGCGCATCAGTACCGCGGCCAACATCGGCGAGGCATTGCGGGTTCTGAAGTCCATCACGGACAATGGCGGCCAATCCAAGGAGGCGCGATGTCGGTGA
- a CDS encoding carbonic anhydrase, whose product MPNSNPISAWKALKEGNERFVAGEPVHPSQGIAYRASLTASQKPTAVVFGCGDSRVAAELIFDQGLGDMFVVRTAGHVIDSAVLGSIEYAVVVLNVPLIVVLGHDSCGAVKATLSALDEGAVPGGYIRDIVERVTPSILLGRRDGLTRVDEFETRHVTETGVQLMARSTAIAERVNAGTLAIVGLTYQLSDGKVVLRDHLGDIGEA is encoded by the coding sequence ATGCCGAACTCGAACCCGATATCCGCGTGGAAGGCACTCAAGGAGGGTAACGAGCGCTTCGTCGCCGGCGAACCGGTGCATCCCAGCCAGGGCATCGCCTACCGGGCGAGCCTGACCGCTTCTCAGAAGCCCACCGCGGTGGTGTTCGGCTGCGGTGACAGCCGGGTGGCCGCGGAACTCATCTTCGATCAGGGTCTCGGCGACATGTTCGTGGTCCGTACCGCGGGACACGTCATCGATTCGGCCGTGCTCGGGTCCATCGAATACGCGGTGGTGGTACTCAACGTGCCGCTGATCGTCGTGCTCGGACACGACAGTTGCGGCGCGGTGAAGGCCACCCTGTCGGCGCTGGACGAGGGTGCGGTGCCCGGCGGCTACATCCGTGACATCGTCGAGCGCGTCACCCCGTCCATCCTGCTGGGCCGCCGCGACGGTCTGACCAGGGTCGACGAGTTCGAGACCCGGCACGTCACCGAGACCGGCGTGCAGTTGATGGCGCGGTCGACCGCCATCGCCGAACGGGTGAATGCCGGCACGCTGGCCATCGTCGGCCTCACCTACCAGCTGTCCGACGGCAAGGTTGTGTTGCGAGATCATCTCGGTGATATCGGCGAGGCTTGA
- the disA gene encoding DNA integrity scanning diadenylate cyclase DisA has translation MSVKSRAGRTVVHLTRPTLRETLGRLAPGTDLRDGLERILRGRTGALIVLGYDDSVDAICDGGFALDVRYAPTRLRELSKMDGAVVLSSDGTRILRANVQLVPDPSIPTEESGTRHRSAERTAVQTGYPVISVSHSMSIVTVYVAGERHVVPDTPTILSRANQTIATLERYKSRLDEVNRQLSTAEIEDFVTLRDVMTVVQRLEMVRRISLEIDADVVELGTDGRQLQLQLEELVGDNGTARELIVRDYHANPDPPSAAQVTATMEELDALSDNELLDFTALARVFGYPSTVEAQDSAMSSRGYRAMAGIPRLQFAHVDLLVRSFGSLQGVLAASASDLQSVDGIGSMWARHIREGLSQLAESTIADQLA, from the coding sequence ATGTCGGTGAAGTCCAGGGCGGGCCGCACTGTGGTGCATCTGACGCGGCCCACACTGCGCGAAACGCTCGGGCGGCTGGCGCCGGGCACCGACCTGCGTGACGGCCTGGAGCGCATCCTGCGCGGCCGCACCGGCGCGCTCATCGTGCTCGGCTACGACGACAGCGTGGACGCGATCTGCGACGGCGGGTTCGCCCTCGATGTCCGCTACGCACCGACCCGGCTGCGGGAGCTGTCGAAGATGGACGGTGCCGTCGTGCTGTCCAGTGACGGCACCCGGATTCTGCGGGCGAACGTCCAGTTGGTGCCGGACCCGTCCATCCCAACCGAGGAGTCCGGCACACGGCACCGCTCCGCGGAACGCACCGCGGTACAGACCGGCTACCCGGTGATCTCGGTCAGCCACTCGATGAGCATCGTGACCGTGTACGTCGCGGGCGAGCGCCACGTCGTCCCGGACACCCCGACCATCCTGTCGCGAGCCAACCAGACCATCGCCACCCTGGAGCGTTACAAGTCGCGCCTGGACGAGGTCAACCGCCAGCTCTCGACGGCCGAGATCGAGGACTTCGTCACGCTGCGCGATGTCATGACCGTGGTGCAGCGCCTGGAGATGGTCCGCCGGATCAGCCTGGAGATCGACGCCGACGTGGTCGAGCTGGGGACCGACGGGCGGCAGCTACAGCTGCAGCTGGAGGAGCTGGTGGGTGACAACGGCACCGCCCGAGAACTGATCGTGCGGGACTATCACGCCAACCCGGATCCGCCGAGTGCCGCTCAGGTCACCGCGACCATGGAAGAGCTGGACGCGCTCTCCGATAACGAGTTGCTCGACTTCACAGCTCTGGCAAGGGTTTTCGGCTATCCGTCGACGGTCGAGGCGCAGGATTCGGCGATGAGCTCACGCGGGTACCGCGCGATGGCAGGTATCCCGCGACTGCAGTTCGCCCATGTCGACCTGCTGGTCCGGTCGTTCGGGTCGCTGCAGGGTGTGCTCGCGGCCAGCGCCAGCGATCTGCAATCGGTGGACGGGATCGGCTCGATGTGGGCCCGGCATATCCGCGAGGGTCTGTCGCAGCTGGCCGAGTCGACGATCGCCGACCAGCTGGCCTGA
- the carD gene encoding RNA polymerase-binding transcription factor CarD, with product MIFKVGDTVVYPHHGAALIEAIETRTIKGEQKEYLVLKVAQGDLTVRVPAENAEYVGVRDVVGQEGLDKVFQVLRAPHTEEPTNWSRRYKANLEKLASGDVNKVAEVVRDLWRRDQERGLSAGEKRMLAKARQILVGELALAENTDDEKAETILDEVLAAAS from the coding sequence ATGATTTTCAAGGTCGGAGACACCGTCGTCTATCCACACCACGGTGCTGCATTGATCGAGGCGATCGAAACCCGCACCATCAAAGGCGAGCAGAAAGAGTACCTCGTCTTGAAGGTCGCCCAGGGCGATCTCACCGTTCGAGTCCCAGCTGAGAACGCCGAATATGTGGGTGTGCGCGACGTTGTGGGCCAGGAAGGCCTCGACAAGGTATTCCAGGTACTGCGCGCGCCGCATACCGAGGAGCCGACCAACTGGTCGCGCCGGTACAAGGCAAACCTGGAGAAGCTCGCATCCGGGGATGTGAACAAGGTGGCCGAGGTCGTTCGCGATCTCTGGCGCCGGGATCAGGAACGCGGTCTGTCCGCCGGCGAGAAGCGAATGCTCGCCAAGGCGCGTCAGATCCTCGTGGGTGAGCTCGCGCTCGCCGAGAACACCGATGACGAGAAGGCTGAGACCATTCTCGACGAGGTGCTGGCCGCAGCTTCCTAG
- a CDS encoding A/G-specific adenine glycosylase yields the protein MTPILPETPATIDPTIDSLELITWFGHAQRDLPWRRPGVSAWQIMVSEFMLQQTPVSRVEPIWLDWIARWPTPSATAAAGPAEVLRAWGKLGYPRRAMRLHECAMTIAAEHGDVVPDDVETLLTLPGVGAYTARAVACFAYGKRVPVVDTNVRRVLSRAVHARDEAPARARDLDDVAALLPEEDAAAQRFSAALMELGAIVCTARSPRCGLCPLSSCGWRAAGYPTREAGETPARRVQKYAGTDRQVRGRLLDVLRGSTVPVTRAALDVAWTSDTAQRDRALDSLLVDGLVEQTADGLFALAGEGEIHDARAKLRR from the coding sequence ATGACGCCCATTCTGCCCGAGACGCCGGCAACGATCGACCCGACCATCGACTCGCTCGAGCTGATCACCTGGTTCGGTCACGCCCAGCGCGACCTGCCGTGGCGCCGACCGGGGGTGTCGGCGTGGCAGATCATGGTCAGCGAGTTCATGCTGCAGCAGACGCCGGTGTCGCGGGTCGAGCCGATCTGGCTGGACTGGATCGCCCGCTGGCCGACGCCGTCGGCCACCGCGGCCGCCGGACCCGCCGAGGTGCTGCGCGCCTGGGGCAAGCTGGGTTACCCGCGGCGGGCCATGCGTCTGCACGAGTGCGCGATGACCATCGCGGCCGAGCATGGCGACGTGGTGCCCGACGATGTGGAGACACTGCTGACGCTGCCCGGGGTCGGGGCCTACACCGCACGGGCGGTGGCATGTTTCGCCTACGGCAAGCGGGTGCCGGTGGTGGACACCAACGTGCGGCGGGTGCTCTCGCGCGCCGTGCACGCTCGCGACGAGGCACCGGCCCGCGCCCGTGACCTCGACGACGTTGCGGCCCTGTTGCCCGAAGAAGATGCTGCGGCCCAACGTTTTTCGGCCGCACTGATGGAGCTGGGCGCAATCGTGTGCACGGCCCGGAGCCCGAGATGCGGGCTGTGCCCACTGAGCTCCTGCGGTTGGCGCGCTGCGGGCTATCCCACCAGGGAGGCCGGCGAAACACCGGCGCGCCGGGTGCAGAAGTATGCGGGCACCGATCGTCAGGTGCGCGGCCGGTTGCTCGACGTGTTGCGCGGCAGCACCGTGCCGGTCACCCGGGCCGCCCTGGACGTGGCCTGGACCTCCGATACCGCCCAGCGGGACCGCGCCCTGGACTCACTCCTGGTCGACGGGTTGGTGGAGCAGACCGCCGACGGCCTGTTCGCACTGGCGGGCGAGGGCGAAATTCACGACGCGCGGGCGAAACTGCGCCGGTAG
- a CDS encoding GlxA family transcriptional regulator, whose translation MMKSVSAMVLNGLAVFEFGVICEVFGIDRSADGVPNFDFKICGPVAGAPLRTSVGAQITPDHDFSALIGADLVAVPAVSTRYGEYPEEALEALRAAAAAGSIILTVCSGAFVVGAAGLLDGRPCTTHWMHADELARMYPTARVDRNVLFVDDGNLITSAGTAAGIDACLHLVRRELGSEVTNKIARRMVVPPQRDGGQRQYIDQPIPMRCSEGFAPQLDWILANLKEPHTVGTLAARASMSARTFARRFVEETGTTPMQWVTDQRVLFARRLLEETDLDIDRVADRSGFGTATLLRHHFRRVIGVTPSDYRRSFARAS comes from the coding sequence ATGATGAAAAGCGTATCGGCGATGGTGCTGAACGGTCTAGCGGTTTTCGAGTTCGGGGTCATCTGCGAGGTCTTCGGAATCGACCGGTCCGCCGATGGCGTGCCCAACTTCGACTTCAAGATCTGCGGTCCGGTCGCCGGTGCGCCGTTGCGCACGTCGGTGGGTGCTCAGATCACCCCCGATCACGATTTCTCGGCGCTCATCGGCGCCGACCTGGTCGCCGTCCCCGCCGTCAGCACCCGGTACGGCGAATATCCCGAAGAAGCCCTGGAAGCACTACGCGCGGCCGCGGCCGCCGGCTCGATCATCCTCACCGTGTGCTCGGGCGCCTTCGTGGTCGGTGCGGCGGGCCTGCTGGACGGACGGCCGTGCACCACGCACTGGATGCACGCCGACGAACTCGCGCGCATGTATCCGACCGCGCGGGTGGACCGCAATGTGCTCTTTGTCGACGACGGCAACCTGATCACCAGTGCCGGTACCGCCGCCGGTATCGACGCCTGCCTGCATCTGGTTCGGCGCGAGCTGGGCAGCGAGGTCACCAACAAGATTGCCCGCCGCATGGTGGTGCCGCCCCAGCGCGACGGCGGCCAGCGCCAGTACATCGACCAGCCCATCCCGATGCGATGTTCGGAAGGATTTGCCCCGCAACTGGATTGGATCCTGGCCAACCTCAAGGAACCGCACACCGTCGGCACCCTGGCCGCCCGCGCCAGCATGTCGGCGCGCACCTTCGCCCGACGCTTCGTCGAGGAGACCGGCACCACCCCGATGCAGTGGGTCACCGACCAACGCGTGCTCTTCGCGCGGCGGCTGCTGGAGGAGACCGACCTGGACATCGACCGCGTCGCCGACCGGTCGGGCTTCGGTACCGCGACCCTGCTGCGCCACCACTTCCGCCGCGTCATCGGGGTGACCCCATCGGACTACCGGCGCAGTTTCGCCCGCGCGTCGTGA